A single Anopheles arabiensis isolate DONGOLA chromosome X, AaraD3, whole genome shotgun sequence DNA region contains:
- the LOC120906218 gene encoding epimerase family protein SDR39U1, giving the protein MSHVVIGGGTGFIGRRLVKTLLAEGHEVTTISRMPGPKHISWHELEKEGLPNGTTAVVNLAGQNVLDPTRRWTPGFKQNVWNSRINTTAACARAIERATVKPAVFVNISGVSHYAPGSQKHTELSKVSDYDFMSRLCIEWERAATLSDNSICRVVRVRSGVVLGREGGMIQSLILPFWFGLGGPVGDGKHDLPWIHADDLCGLIRFAIERPEVSGVLNGVAPELATNADFTKAFAAALVRPAFFPMPLFALNLVFAAERAVLLTNGAKVVPQRVLEYGFQYRYPDLQSACKEVAHLF; this is encoded by the exons ATGTCACACGTTGTAATTG GTGGCGGCACCGGCTTCATCGGCCGCCGGTTGGTAAAGACGCTGCTCGCTGAAGGTCACGAGGTGACGACGATTTCGCGCATGCCGGGCCCGAAGCACATTAGCTGGCACGAGCTGGAGAAGGAGGGCCTGCCGAACGGTACGACGGCCGTCGTGAACCTGGCCGGCCAGAATGTGCTCGATCCGACCCGCCGGTGGACGCCTGGCTTCAAGCAGAACGTGTGGAACTCGCGCATCAACACGACGGCGGCCTGCGCGCGGGCGATCGAGCGCGCCACGGTCAAGCCGGCCGTGTTCGTCAACATCTCCGGCGTCAGCCACTACGCGCCGGGCAGCCAGAAGCACACCGAGCTGTCCAAGGTGTCCGACTACGACTTCATGTCCCGGCTGTGCATCGAGTGGGAGCGGGCCGCCACGCTGTCGGACAACTCGATCTGCCGCGTGGTGCGCGTGCGAAGCGGCGTCGTGCTTGGGCGGGAGGGCGGCATGATCCAGTCGCTGATACTGCCGTTCTGGTTCGGGCTCGGCGGCCCGGTCGGCGACGGCAAGCACGATCTGCCCTGGATACACGCGGACGACCTGTGCGGGCTGATACGGTTCGCGATCGAGCGGCCGGAGGTAAGCGGGGTGCTGAACGGGGTCGCCCCGGAGCTGGCCACCAATGCGGACTTTACCAAAGCGTTCGCGGCCGCCCTGGTCCGGCCCGCCTTCTTTCCCATGCCGCTGTTCGCGCTGAATCTCGTGTTCGCCGCGGAGCGGGCGGTGCTGCTGACGAACGGCGCGAAGGTGGTACCGCAGCGTGTGCTGGAGTACGGGTTCCAGTATCGGTATCCGGACCTGCAGTCCGCTTGCAAGGAGGTGGCGCACTTGTTCTAA
- the LOC120906217 gene encoding nudC domain-containing protein 1, which produces MPHIELRPDQKLLKPNFDGYKLSLEPVPVLSTEFSPTSHPHRVKTNDCSYYHARLFGMQNHLVRDPWAPGQCYYLDSIGLLQRVCYDSAQGRMLPIAAVYKLPTVASNGSNGEEDAAARYNCSLLFPSEHHCLLSDGCGTVRVLETGDRTTGREWKAQSTLRPVEHNLAQGVLPGGDVLLDGRYVVRDGKRLLHFLTLQLDGQPEAKSKCLLHWHTLEQQQSGPPAWTLCASRTLASNGYPRFCALDYHAAAVLVASDQPYRFAYDSERPVVGPEPKPTESESVDAPAAWEQFPFRWTQTPDEVNVTFDKHKDVQYRVVCEPSSGPNEPSLLQVFANDTVVIDGAQLFAAIDHDSTTWSMDPKLFDIAMGKQQPGVMWPFLFPGAPDEAVSEAGDASRPPPDVDLPPAPNLSAPLEPCDFESGQDTYYTLERLSAADHTVTHTASLGHGPPLFAVTLRAGLPATFATRHDVDACLWQLQPVPLGAEDCRLQHEGTLHAFGYVQASKRQQKYLGCAPDLGYGVVCESHRGVYLYKGSYGASGAGLRNRTGAQVTIGQHQFVSLKDVGEVLGIACENDVLILLAEKAILALQLTD; this is translated from the coding sequence ATGCCACACATCGAGCTACGACCGGACCAGAAGCTGCTGAAACCGAACTTCGACGGGTACAAGCTGTCCCTCGAACCGGTGCCGGTGCTCTCGACCGAGTTTTCGCCCACCAGTCACCCGCACCGTGTTAAAACGAACGACTGCTCCTACTACCATGCCCGACTGTTTGGCATGCAGAACCACCTGGTGCGCGATCCCTGGGCGCCGGGCCAGTGCTACTACCTCGACTCGATCGGGCTGCTGCAGCGGGTGTGCTATGACAGTGCGCAGGGCCGGATGCTGCCGATCGCGGCCGTCTACAAGCTCCCAACGGTAGCATCGAACGGCAGCAATGGCGAGGAGGACGCCGCTGCGCGCTACAACTGTTCGCTGCTGTTCCCATCCGAGCACCACTGCCTGCTGTCGGACGGATGCGGTACCGTGCGCGTGCTGGAAACCGGAGACCGCACTACCGGTCGCGAATGGAAAGCGCAAAGCACACTGCGACCGGTGGAGCATAATCTCGCCCAAGGCGTCCTACCCGGCGGTGACGTCCTGCTCGATGGACGATACGTCGTACGCGACGGCAAACGCTTGCTGCACTTCCTGACGCTCCAGCTCGACGGGCAGCCGGAGGCAAAATCCAAATGCCTGCTGCACTGGCATACGCTCGAACAGCAGCAGTCGGGCCCGCCCGCCTGGACACTGTGTGCCTCCCGGACGCTGGCGAGCAACGGCTACCCGAGATTTTGCGCGCTCGACTATCACGCGGCCGCCGTGCTGGTCGCTTCCGATCAGCCCTACCGCTTCGCGTACGATTCGGAGCGCCCGGTCGTGGGCCCGGAACCGAAGCCGACGGAAAGCGAATCGGTGGATGCTCCCGCGGCCTGGGAGCAGTTTCCCTTCCGCTGGACGCAAACGCCGGACGAGGTGAATGTGACGTTCGACAAGCACAAGGACGTGCAGTACCGCGTGGTGTGCGAACCGTCGTCCGGCCCGAACGAACCCTCGCTGCTGCAGGTGTTCGCTAACGACACCGTCGTGATCGATGGCGCACAGCTGTTTGCTGCGATCGACCACGACAGCACGACCTGGTCCATGGATCCGAAGCTGTTCGACATCGCAATGGGCAAGCAGCAGCCCGGCGTAATGTGGCCGTTCCTGTTCCCGGGCGCGCCGGACGAAGCTGTGTCGGAGGCAGGGGATGCTAGCAGGCCACCGCCGGACGTAGATTTACCGCCCGCCCCCAACCTAAGTGCACCGCTGGAACCGTGCGATTTCGAGAGCGGCCAGGACACTTACTACACGCTCGAGCGGCTGTCCGCGGCCGACCACACGGTCACGCACACCGCTTCGCTCGGCCACGGGCCGCCACTGTTCGCGGTGACGTTGCGTGCCGGGCTGCCGGCCACGTTCGCGACCCGCCACGACGTCGACGCCTGCCTGTGGCAGCTGCAGCCGGTACCGCTCGGGGCGGAGGACTGCCGCCTGCAGCACGAGGGCACACTGCACGCGTTCGGGTACGTGCAGGCGTCGAAGCGCCAGCAGAAGTATCTTGGCTGCGCGCCGGATTTGGGGTACGGGGTGGTGTGCGAGTCCCACCGGGGCGTCTATCTGTACAAGGGGAGCTACGGTGCGAGCGGGGCCGGTTTGCGCAACCGCACCGGGGCGCAGGTGACGATCGGGCAGCATCAGTTCGTAAGCCTGAAGGACGTCGGGGAGGTTTTGGGCATCGCCTGCGAGAACGACGTGCTGATACTGCTAGCGGAGAAGGCAATCTTGGCGTTGCAACTGACGGActaa